The DNA region GAGCTGATCGGGATCGGCACGCACGGAGACCGCGGGGCCTTCGTCGACGCGCAGGCCCTCGGCGGGCTGCAACGCGGCGACGCGTGCCACCAGCGGCGCCAGCGGCACCTCGCGCAGCACCGGCGCGGGCAGGCGGGCCAGCGTCGCGTAGCCCTTGAGGAAGCGGTTGAGGGCGTCGGCACGGGCCTCGATGACGCCAAGCCCGCGCTGCACGTCCTCGCGTGAGGCCTCGTCCATGTCGGCGCGCGCCACGAAGCGCCCGAGGCTGTTGGCAATCGAGGTGATGGGCGTCAGCGAGTTGTTCAACTCGTGGCTCAGCACGCGGATCAGCCGCCGCCACGCCAGCCGCTCCTCCTCGCGCAGCGCCCGGCTCACGTCGTGGAGCACCACGAGGTGATGGGCGAGGCCGTCCTGCCGGAACGAGGAGTGGCGCACTTCCCATCGACCCGATCCGCCGGGGAAGTCGAGCGAGACCAGTCCCGGGGCCCACGTCTGCAGCAGCGCCTCGCACCCGAGGGACGTCGCCGACTGGCCCAGCAGCGCCTCGACCGGCCGCGCCAGCAGGCGGGCGGCGGCAGGGTTGGCCAATCGCAGGACGTGCGCCCCGTCGAACGCCAGCACCGCCGACTCGAGCTCGGACATCACCGTGGCCAGCAGCGCGCTGGCCTCGACGTCGGACAGCCGGCGTGCCTGCAGCCACGTGGCGAGCGCGTTGTACTCGCCGAGCAGCGCCCCCACGTCGTCGTGCGCCGCGTCGCCGCGCGCCCGCACCGAGAAGTTCCCCTCGCGCAGGCCCTGCAGCAGCGCCGCCGTCGTGCGCAGCGGCGCCGAGGTCGCGGCCCGCAGCTGCCACATCGCGTACGCGGACCAGGCCAGCACCGCGACGACGGCGATGGCCCCGACCCGGTCCACGGGCAGCCGCACGAGCCAGGCGACGATCGCGAGCACGATCGGCGGCACCGCCACAAGCGCCGCCCACAGGGTGATGCGTGCGCCGTGCGACATGGCCTAGAGCCCGTACCGCTGCATGCGCCGGTACATGGCGCTCCGGCTCAGTCCAAGTGCCTCGGCCGCCGCGTTGACGTTGCGGCCGTGCCGTTCCAGCGCCTTCCGCACCAGGTAGGCCTCGACGTCCTCGAGGCTCATGTCGTCGATCCGCGGGCCACCCTCGCGACCGGCCTTCAATGCGAGCGCCTCGGTCGTGACGCGCGGCCCGTCGGTCATCAGGACGGCGCGCTCGACGGCGTGATCGAGTTCGCGGATGTTGCCCGGCCAGTCGTGCTCGAGCATCGCCTGCACGGCCGACGGCTGGAATCCGTCGAGGGTCTTCCGATACCGCAGGGCGTACCGTTCCAGGAAGGTCATCGCCAGCACCGGGATGTCCTCGCGTCGTTCGCGCAGCGGCGGCATCCGCACCTCGACGGTGTTGAGGCGGAACAGGAGGTCGCGACGGAAACGGCCGGCCTCGACCTCGGCCTGCAGGTCGGCGTTGGTGGCCGACAGCAATCGCACGTCGACGCGACGGGTGCGCGAGGAGCCGAGCCGCTCGAACTCGCGCGTCTCGAGCACCCGCAGCAGGCGCGCCTGCACCGAGGCCGGCATGTTGGCGATTTCGTCGAGGAACAGCGTGCCGCCGTCGGCGATCTCGAAGCGGCCGAGCCGCTCGGCGCGTGCGTCGGTGAAGGCCCCGCGTTCGTGCCCGAACAGCTCGCTGTCGACGAGCGTCTCCGACAGCCCGCCGGTGTTGACCGCGACGAACGGACCCGAGGCGCGCCACGACGCCTCGTGCAGCGCGCGGGCGAACAGCGTCTTGCCGGTGCCGTTCTCGCCCGTGATCAGGACGTGGGCATCCGATGCGCCGACGCGGGCGAGCACCTGCAGCACCGGCTGCATCGCCGGCGACTCGGCCACCAGCGTGCCCACGTGCGCCGGGCGCAGGCTCGCGTTCTCGGCCTCCAGCCGCCGGGCGCGCCGCACCGCCCGCCCCAGCTCCACCTGCGACCGCAGCACCGCGAGGAGCCTCGCGTTCTCCCAGGGCTTCTGCACGAAGTCGCCGGCGCCTCGCCGCATGGCATCGACTGCGATGTCCACGGTGCCCCAGGCAGTCATGACCACGATCGGCAGCGTCTGGTCGACCTGCTTGAGCCGTGAGAGCAGGTCGAGGCCCTCGATCCCCGAGGTGGTGTCGCGCGCGTAGTTCAGGTCGACCAGCGCGACGTCGTAGTGCCCCCGTTCCACGGCGTCGAGCACCGCGGCCGGCGACCCGACGCCGTCCACGTCGTAGCCCTCCAGCTTGAGGAGCAGGCGCACGGCCTCGAGCACGTCGGCCTGATCGTCGGCCACCAGCACGCGCGCGCGGGCCCGGGACGATGCGGGTGCCGTCATGAGCCGAGTCTACCGAGCGGACTCCTGCGCGCCAACGTGGGCGTCGCGCTGGCCCTGGATCTCCTCCTGCACCACCCGTCCGTCGAACAGCTGCACGGTGCGGCTCGCGTGCGCCGCGTACCGCGGGTCGTGGGTGACCATGCAGATCGTCGCGCCGTCGCGATGCAGGTCGCGCAACAGGTCCATCACGAGCTCGCCGTTGCGGGAGTCGAGGTTGCCGGTGGGCTCGTCGGCCAGCAGGATCGACGGCTGCGTCACCACCGCCCGGGCGACGGCGACGCGCTGCTGCTGGCCGCCGGAGAGCTGTCCGGGCAGGTGGCGCGACCGGTGCCCCATGCCGACGCGCTCGAGCGCCCGCTCCACGCGTCGGCGCCGCTCGGCGCGGTCCATGCCCATGTAGGTGAGCGGCAGCTCCACGTTCTCGTACACCGGCATGTCGCCGATCAGGTTGAAGCCCTGGAAGATGAAGCCGATCTCGCGATTGCGCGTGCGGGCGCGCTCGGTCGCCGACAGGCTCTCCACCGGCCGGTCGTTCAGCCAGTACCGTCCGGCGGTCGGCGTGTCGAGCAGCCCGAGGATGGACAGCAGCGTGGACTTGCCGCAGCCCGACGGGCCCTCGATCGCGACGTACTCGCCGACGTCGATGGTGAGGTGGATGCCGTCGAGCGCGTGGGTCTGGATCTCGTCACCCTCGAAGACCTTGCGGATGCCTTCGAGGCGGATCAGGGGCTGGGTCATGTCGATCTGCTCGCTTCCCTGGAACGGACTCTACTTGATGAGCAGGCGGTCGGCCTGCTCCCACGCGGCCATGTCGGACAGGATCACGCGCTCGCCGGCGCGCAGCCCGTCGAGCACCTGCACGTGACGCACCGACGCCTTGCCGAGCCTGACCTGCCGCCGTTGCGCCGTGCCGTCCGGCGCGACGGCGAAGAGGCCAATCGTGGCGCCTTCCTGGCCCGCAGCCGGACGCGCCATGTACAGCACGTCGGCAAGCCGCTCCACCTCCACGATGCCGTCGACGGAGAGGTCCGGGCGGGCGCCGTCGGGGGTCGCGCCCGTGAAGGCGATGTCCACCAGCACGGTGCCGTTGACCGCCGCCGGGTCGACGCGCGACACGCGACCCGCCGCGATGCCGTTGCGCGTGTCGACGCGCGCCGACTGCCCGACCTGGACGTCGCGCGCCTGGGTCTCCGGCACGCGCACCTGCGCCTTCAGCAACGCCGGGTCGGCGACGCGGGCCACGTTGGTTCCCGCGGTCACCTGGCTGCCCACCTCGACGGGCACGGCCTGCAGCACGCCGGCCATGCCGGCCCGTACCATGAGCTGGCCGAGCTGGGACGTCTTGAGCGCGAGCAGCGCGCGCATGCGCTCGACGTCGGCCTGCTGTTCGGCCAACTGCGAGGGCCGCATGCTCGTGCCCACCTCGAGCCGCTTGCGCTCGGCGGCGACCTGGGCGGCGAGCGACCTGGCGCGCGACGTGCTGCGTCGATGCTGGAGTTCGGAGACCAGGCCGTCGCCGAGCAGCGCCTGGTCGGCCTCCGCGTCGGCCCGCGCCTCTTCGTACTGGGCTTCCGCCTGCGCCACCTGCGCCTGCTGCGCCAGCAGCGCCGTCGTCGCGTCGGCGTCGGCACGACGCAGGCGGGCCTCGGCGGCCTGCAACTGGAGGCGCGTGTCGAGGACCTCCTGGGCGAGCGCCGGGTTCTGCAGCTCCAGGATCACGTCGTCGGGGCGGACCTGTGCGCCGGGACGGAGCAGGATGCGCACCACGCGGCCGTCGGTCGTCGCCGGGATCCAGGCGGTGTCCACCGGCACCAGCGTGCCGGTACCGCGCACCTCGCGCAGCAGTTCGCCGCGCATCACGGTGTCGAACCACAGCGGGGCGCCGTCCACGGTCGGCGCGGCGGGCGCCAGGCGCATGGACGCCACGCCGGCGATGGCGACCAGCACCAGGAGGATCACCGGCATGCGCAGGCGACGCCACTGCCGCTGTCGCCGCTCCCGCGGGGTGAGGGATACATCGGGCACGATCCTCACACTGAGCAAACGACGGGCCAACGAAAGCCGGCGGAATTTCTGGGTCGGGGTGCCCTGTCGCGTCCCCGCGTCCCGGATCCGGGACGGGCCGTGTCGCGGGTGGGACGGGCGCGCTACGCTGTCGGCCGGTCACGCGAGGAATGGGCGGCGAGGCGGGTGTGGACCGCTTCTTGTAGAGGGGGACGCGGCGCGCATCGGCGGGGTCACGGAAGCAGCGCGTCACGCAGGAGGGTACGTGGGGTCCGAACCGCAGTCCGATCGTCGATCGCCCGAACCGGGTCAGAGGTCACCAACCATGCCCACGGCCGAGACACTCGTGCGCGACGTCCGTCATGGCGTGCGGTTGCTGCGGCGCGACCCGGGCTTCACCCTCACCGCCCTCGCCACGCTCGCGGTCGGCATCGGATTGACCACCACCATCTTCTCGGTGGCCTACGGCGTCCTGTGGCGCGCGCTGCCCTTTGCCGATCCCGACCGCCTCGTGGTGCTGTCCTCCTTGCAGCAGTCCGAGCGCGGACCGAGGACGATCTGGACGTGGGCGCCCGTGTCCTACCAGGGCCTGCGGGACAACGCCGACACCTTCGAGCAGATCGCGGCCTACAGTTCCTCCGACGTGTCGCTCACGGGACGCGGCGAGCCGCAGCAACTGCGCGCGCTCGACGTCAGCCCGAACTTCCTCGCGCTGCTGGGTGTCACGCCCCCGTACGGCCGCAGGTTCCTCTCCGATGGCTCCAGCGACGATGACCGCAGCGCCATCCTGAGCGATCGCCTGTGGCGCACGGCGTTCAGGGGCGATCCGGCGA from Luteitalea sp. TBR-22 includes:
- a CDS encoding PAS domain-containing sensor histidine kinase gives rise to the protein MSHGARITLWAALVAVPPIVLAIVAWLVRLPVDRVGAIAVVAVLAWSAYAMWQLRAATSAPLRTTAALLQGLREGNFSVRARGDAAHDDVGALLGEYNALATWLQARRLSDVEASALLATVMSELESAVLAFDGAHVLRLANPAAARLLARPVEALLGQSATSLGCEALLQTWAPGLVSLDFPGGSGRWEVRHSSFRQDGLAHHLVVLHDVSRALREEERLAWRRLIRVLSHELNNSLTPITSIANSLGRFVARADMDEASREDVQRGLGVIEARADALNRFLKGYATLARLPAPVLREVPLAPLVARVAALQPAEGLRVDEGPAVSVRADPDQLEHLLINLVRNGLDAVQQTGGRVRVEWATQPSGDLELRVVDEGPGVVAGADVFVPFFTTKPGGTGIGLALCRQIADAHGWQVTLENRDDAPGCIARLRMPAAQAA
- a CDS encoding sigma-54 dependent transcriptional regulator, translated to MTAPASSRARARVLVADDQADVLEAVRLLLKLEGYDVDGVGSPAAVLDAVERGHYDVALVDLNYARDTTSGIEGLDLLSRLKQVDQTLPIVVMTAWGTVDIAVDAMRRGAGDFVQKPWENARLLAVLRSQVELGRAVRRARRLEAENASLRPAHVGTLVAESPAMQPVLQVLARVGASDAHVLITGENGTGKTLFARALHEASWRASGPFVAVNTGGLSETLVDSELFGHERGAFTDARAERLGRFEIADGGTLFLDEIANMPASVQARLLRVLETREFERLGSSRTRRVDVRLLSATNADLQAEVEAGRFRRDLLFRLNTVEVRMPPLRERREDIPVLAMTFLERYALRYRKTLDGFQPSAVQAMLEHDWPGNIRELDHAVERAVLMTDGPRVTTEALALKAGREGGPRIDDMSLEDVEAYLVRKALERHGRNVNAAAEALGLSRSAMYRRMQRYGL
- a CDS encoding ABC transporter ATP-binding protein — its product is MTQPLIRLEGIRKVFEGDEIQTHALDGIHLTIDVGEYVAIEGPSGCGKSTLLSILGLLDTPTAGRYWLNDRPVESLSATERARTRNREIGFIFQGFNLIGDMPVYENVELPLTYMGMDRAERRRRVERALERVGMGHRSRHLPGQLSGGQQQRVAVARAVVTQPSILLADEPTGNLDSRNGELVMDLLRDLHRDGATICMVTHDPRYAAHASRTVQLFDGRVVQEEIQGQRDAHVGAQESAR
- a CDS encoding efflux RND transporter periplasmic adaptor subunit → MPDVSLTPRERRQRQWRRLRMPVILLVLVAIAGVASMRLAPAAPTVDGAPLWFDTVMRGELLREVRGTGTLVPVDTAWIPATTDGRVVRILLRPGAQVRPDDVILELQNPALAQEVLDTRLQLQAAEARLRRADADATTALLAQQAQVAQAEAQYEEARADAEADQALLGDGLVSELQHRRSTSRARSLAAQVAAERKRLEVGTSMRPSQLAEQQADVERMRALLALKTSQLGQLMVRAGMAGVLQAVPVEVGSQVTAGTNVARVADPALLKAQVRVPETQARDVQVGQSARVDTRNGIAAGRVSRVDPAAVNGTVLVDIAFTGATPDGARPDLSVDGIVEVERLADVLYMARPAAGQEGATIGLFAVAPDGTAQRRQVRLGKASVRHVQVLDGLRAGERVILSDMAAWEQADRLLIK